One Pichia kudriavzevii chromosome 3, complete sequence genomic window carries:
- a CDS encoding uncharacterized protein (PKUD0C04020; similar to Saccharomyces cerevisiae YGR104C (SRB5); ancestral locus Anc_3.448), producing the protein MVQQLSLLGQISESKIRRLILTLSTLTGNIHSEMNQHTVILKPRYPFTPEIVPGKVTQIESYRIRMNRIWESGYPLDISARDDIKGDSITKQKKEFLNDSIWTLQLSDIPAGGNQPVLIQNLYETTIYETDDIIGYLDELGYMHETEFWSHGRRFFYGDVIIEVLRLFIIDSQSIEEVEDERVKLKLLDDSGSYLVKAYVNVGTINDVENVTYGIKQLEKIKRILEEVIELHVPDRLAMDSRINSRIANTNRQNI; encoded by the coding sequence ATGGTGCAGCAACTTTCGTTACTTGGTCAGATTTCGGAGTCAAAAATCAGGCGATTGATTCTGACGCTGTCTACTTTAACAGGTAACATCCACTCAGAAATGAATCAACATACAGTTATATTGAAGCCTAGGTATCCTTTCACGCCTGAGATCGTACCCGGAAAGGTAACCCAGATTGAGAGTTATCGTATAAGGATGAACAGAATTTGGGAGTCGGGGTACCCGTTAGACATCAGTGCAAGAGATGATATCAAGGGTGACTCGATCAcgaaacaaaagaaagaattcTTGAATGACTCTATTTGGACATTACAACTATCTGATATTCCTGCAGGTGGGAACCAGCCTGTTCTTATTCAAAACCTCTACGAAACAACTATCTACGAAACAGATGATATAATTGGGTATTTGGATGAACTAGGATACATGCACGAAACTGAATTTTGGAGTCATGGCCGTAGATTTTTCTATGGTGACGTGATTATAGAGGTTTTAAGATTATTTATCATAGATTCCCAATCAATCGAAGAAGTCGAAGATGAAAGGGTCAAATTGAAGTTATTAGATGACTCAGGATCCTACTTAGTCAAGGCTTATGTTAATGTCGGTACTAttaatgatgttgaaaatgtaaCGTATGGTATTAAACagttggaaaaaataaaacgAATACTAGAAGAAGTCATAGAGTTGCATGTTCCTGATAGATTGGCAATGGATAGCCGCATCAACTCAAGAATTGCCAATACTAACCGACAAAATATATAG
- a CDS encoding uncharacterized protein (PKUD0C03970; similar to Saccharomyces cerevisiae YMR221C; ancestral locus Anc_8.739) gives MYFFEAPKRRRYLQVVCAVIWCLFGAGPIFGFAALKPTLIEQGIYEDLCTTTNFTDSESVDSFVDLLSRLTPPSLKTELHPDGVVSKCSKQDLKLNTMFTVGAALTNVSALLIGRTLDQYGPRVCGLIGAFFLFVASVVFIYADSIKMFDPYLFGYSFMALGGPFSYISSFQLSNAFPEKSGLVLALLTGAFDTSSAVFVVYKKLYLSYPSYFTLSKFYQIYLAVPVFMVVVQLLIMPNESYLTPPPELIPNPTDQQRALSLAAAQEEHIHSAVSCGSTNETTPFLNNARRRSSLGDAYKSVYIEEELEDATKSKTELSYSIFGILHGYSVNYQFKTWWFILMCLFSTIQMLRLNYFVATVNSQYVYLFGSIDMANSLNKIFDIALPLGGIVSIPFVGLFLDSFPTYIVLIALLGVSLFIGILGIVRNSFIAGVLHVLVFVSYRPFFYTSISDYCAKVFGFETFGTIYGSIMTIAGFGNFLQTLLDKYTHTTFNMNPIPLNLTLVGVTLIVGIITVVYVFIKTREYAYVKLKGTEPRGQSGFSDD, from the coding sequence atgtatttttttgaggcgccaaagagaagaaggtACTTACAGGTTGTTTGCGCTGTGATTTGGTGTCTATTTGGAGCAGGACCTATATTTGGGTTTGCTGCTTTGAAACCCACTTTGATTGAGCAGGGTATCTATGAGGACCTATGCACTACTACCAACTTCACAGACTCAGAGTCTGTAGACTCGTTTGTGGATCTACTATCAAGATTGACACCTCCGTCTTTGAAAACGGAGTTGCATCCAGACGGTGTTGTCTCCAAATGTTCCAAGCAAGACCTAAAATTGAACACAATGTTTACAGTGGGTGCCGCACTAACAAACGTATCAGCGTTGCTCATTGGACGTACCCTTGACCAATATGGCCCAAGAGTATGTGGGCTAATTGGTGCTTTTTTCCTGTTTGTTGCATCAGTTGTCTTTATTTATGCTGATTCTATCAAGATGTTTGATCCATATCTTTTTGGTTATTCATTCATGGCTCTAGGTGGACCATTCTCCTATATTTCATCGTTTCAGCTATCAAATGCCTTTCCCGAAAAATCAGGTTTAGTTCTTGCATTACTAACGGGTGCATTTGATACATCGTCCGCTGTCTTTGTCGTGTACAAGAAACTGTACCTATCTTACCCATCATATTTCACCTTGTCTAAATTTTACCAAATCTATCTTGCAGTTCCGGTATTTATGGTTGTTGTTCAGCTACTCATCATGCCAAACGAATCCTATCTCACACCGCCACCAGAGCTAATACCGAATCCAACAGATCAACAAAGGGCTCTTTCACTCGCTGCTGCGCAAGAAGAGCATATACACTCAGCCGTAAGTTGTGGAAGTACAAACGAGACAACACCGTTTTTGAACAATGCCAGACGTCGTTCGTCTTTAGGTGACGCTTATAAGTCTGTATATATTGAGGAAGAATTAGAAGACGCTACTAAATCTAAGACGGAATTATCTTACTCAATTTTCGGAATCTTGCATGGATATAGTGTCAATTATCAATTCAAAACCTGGTGGTTCATACTCATGTGCTTGTTTTCAACCATTCAAATGCTCAGGTTGAATTATTTCGTGGCAACAGTTAACTCACAATACGTTTATTTATTTGGTTCAATTGACATGGccaattctttgaacaagATATTCGATATTGCACTACCATTGGGAGGTATCGTATCGATTCCCTTTGTTGGCTTGTTTCTAGACAGTTTCCCTACTTATATTGTTTTAATCGCATTACTCGGTGTCTCCTTATTCATTGGCATTTTGGGAATTGTGAGAAATTCATTTATTGCAGGTGTTTTGCatgttttggttttcgTGTCATACAGACCTTTCTTTTACACTTCAATCTCTGATTATTGTGCAAAggtttttggatttgagaCATTTGGAACTATATACGGATCAATCATGACTATTGCCGGTTTTGGCAACTTCTTACAAACTCTGTTAGACAAGTACACCCACACCACTTTTAATATGAACCCGATTCCATTAAATCTGACTCTTGTCGGTGTAACTTTGATTGTTGGAATTATTACTGTTGTTTATGTCTTCATAAAGACACGAGAATATGCGTACGTGAAATTGAAGGGAACTGAACCGAGAGGGCAATCTGGTTTCTCGGACGACTAG
- a CDS encoding uncharacterized protein (PKUD0C04000; similar to Saccharomyces cerevisiae YOR281C (PLP2); ancestral locus Anc_8.743), translating into MLPGFPDQKVQVEVDLTEDTEWNDILRSKGIIPEKEPDPTEQLEEALADAIAKQHENRLEDLDIDELEALEDEEDEDFLAIYKQKRMAEMRQLASREKFGSIYPISKPEWQREVTEASKDATVFVHLSNESQLQSRLLSIILREAAQKFKEIKFCEIEGQRAIEGYPEKNCPTILIYKDGELVKQLVTLLMLNGNDTTLKDVEALLVDLGSIDIKDKRLIINQEEDDDLRESHKLRFQKKSLRGKSGLSDDSQSDEDDFFD; encoded by the coding sequence ATGCTTCCAGGATTCCCTGATCAAAAGGTTCAAGTTGAGGTCGATCTTACGGAAGATACAGAATGGAACGATATTTTGCGTTCAAAAGGTATTATACCAGAAAAAGAACCAGATCCAACCGAACAGCTAGAAGAGGCGCTGGCAGATGCAATTGCTAAGCAACATGAAAATAGATTAGAAGATCTAGACATAGACGAATTAGAAGCActtgaagatgaggaagacGAAGATTTTTTGGCAATctataaacaaaaaagaatggCAGAGATGAGACAGCTTGCAAGTAGAGAAAAGTTTGGATCAATTTATCCAATTTCCAAACCTGAATGGCAAAGGGAAGTCACTGAAGCATCTAAAGATGCAACTGTTTTTGTccatttatcaaatgaaaGTCAACTTCAATCGAGGTTATTGAGTATTATACTTAGAGAAGCTGCACAAaagttcaaagaaatcaagtttTGCGAAATTGAAGGACAAAGAGCTATTGAAGGTTATCCCGAGAAAAATTGTCCGACGATATTGATATACAAAGATGGGGAATTAGTGAAACAGCTGGTTACATTGTTGATGCTCAATGGAAATGACACAACATTGAAAGATGTCGAAGCATTATTAGTTGATCTAGGATCGATCGAtatcaaagacaaaagaCTAATTATAAATCAAGAAGAGGATGACGATTTGAGGGAATCTCATAAGTTGAggtttcaaaagaaaagtcTGAGAGGCAAGAGCGGGTTGTCAGATGACAGTCAATCCGATGAGGATGACTTTTTTGATTAG
- a CDS encoding uncharacterized protein (PKUD0C03980; similar to Saccharomyces cerevisiae YLL023C (POM33); ancestral locus Anc_4.36) — protein sequence MSSNSDQRSSSKSKLNSRTATTTSISQSLTGLKRLASGAQFYWYLTLLSTLYSSILCILNSFIRGSNNEVTIGYYSMALSSILTTYLIIMRQTYKYKPLSVLIGQIWHLFQHLSTPNQSNRENQPTQGDTSSDSGTSAGTGVERHSQLNPKYSNNILRDENAQYLLFAFAHWLFASPSFGAINSSVLYSFTIYAFFHACHYTYTNIIPLVPNISKERKAQWTQVLQYIFRLNHERSRMVAANSEIFLVTYYITPLIKIVLRLISGRFWSAARGETTQFWFDFKSVILFFVTIIFLRARFLIDKYTRTQVQGYDANLLRVVASPMFPAPLRNTVLNFRQFWLSLAKMVSVI from the coding sequence ATGTCTTCCAATTCAGATCAAAGATCTTCCTCGAAGTCAAAGTTAAATTCAAGAACGGCTACTACGACTTCCATTAGCCAATCACTAACCGGATTGAAGAGATTAGCATCTGGTGCTCAGTTTTACTGGTATCTGACACTATTGTCTACCCTTTATTCTTCAATACTCTGCATACTTAATTCCTTCATACGAGGTAGTAATAATGAAGTCACCATTGGGTACTATTCGATGGCTTTATCTTCCATTTTGACCACATACCTAATTATCATGAGACAAACATATAAGTACAAGCCCCTCAGTGTGTTGATTGGACAAATCTGGCATTTATTTCAACATTTAAGTACACCTAATCAATCAAACAGAGAAAATCAACCCACTCAAGGTGATACTTCCTCAGATTCAGGCACAAGTGCAGGCACTGGTGTTGAAAGACACTCTCAGTTGAATCCAAAGTATTCCAATAACATTTTGCGTGATGAGAACGCACAGTATTTGCTATTTGCATTTGCTCACTGGTTATTTGCTTCACCTTCTTTTGGTGCCATAAATTCATCAGTTTTATATTCATTCACAATCTATGCATTTTTTCATGCTTGCCATTACACATATACCAACATAATCCCATTGGTACCTAATATATCAAAGGAGAGAAAGGCCCAATGGACTCAGGTGTTACAGTATATTTTCCGTCTGAATCATGAAAGGTCCAGAATGGTTGCTGCTAACTCGGAGATATTCTTGGTCACATACTACATAACTCCTCTGATTAAGATTGTTCTTAGACTTATTTCAGGTAGATTTTGGTCAGCAGCTCGTGGTGAAACAACCCAGTTTTGGTTTGATTTCAAGTCtgttattttattttttgtcaCAATAATATTTTTGCGTGCTAGGTTCTTGATTGACAAATATACACGCACACAAGTTCAAGGGTATGATGCCAATTTGTTGAGAGTTGTGGCTTCCCCTATGTTTCCTGCGCCTCTCAGAAATACAGTGTTGAATTTTAGACAGTTTTGGCTCAGCCTAGCAAAAATGGTCAGCGTTATTTAA
- a CDS encoding uncharacterized protein (PKUD0C03975), with protein MNGELFAYKTDGFGDGLGKGPIWKSYFGQPVLQICCYESTIFILHPFSVSVGQINTGSAEPPCFEISGEVKQLSSVNQCIYQMMKMSEITNTLIIATSNGRLTMYNLPDLNIYDEINLEHKIQTFDMMLNYLVVSTNNRENEIFDTSCRKFIHLKKQSSGFKYPITTAIKILNSTTDMNDLPHDLIFAQAGLEGKVSIVTTTIESQTEPTVTLNTAARSAPISSSVTNPSGIYIPHDEKKFIFRAHRSTLSDNNILVGPIYSLSMVNGYLVTSGYGGDNKQGGKVEGSVCFWDINHKRRVKLCRGFPHSVVQTCSWNTESGKSILVCGCSDDSFKNMPVPAESSSFVHTVPPSSIVVMVLGERKW; from the coding sequence ATGAATGGAGAGTTGTTTGCCTATAAAACCGATGGTTTTGGGGATGGTTTGGGGAAAGGGCCTATTTGGAAGTCATATTTTGGACAGCCAGTTCTACAGATCTGTTGCTATGAAAGTACGATATTCATTCTACATCCATTCAGTGTCTCCGTTGGACAGATAAATACAGGTTCCGCAGAACCTCcttgttttgaaatttctggTGAAGTCAAACAGCTCAGTTCAGTGAATCAATGCATATaccaaatgatgaaaatgagtGAAATTACCAACACCTTAATAATCGCCACTTCTAATGGCAGACTAACAATGTACAACTTGCCTGATCTCAATATCTATGATGAAATTAACCTTGAACATAAAATACAGACTTTTGATATGATGTTAAATTATTTAGTTGTTTCAACTAACAATAgggaaaatgaaatcttTGATACATCGTGTAGAAAATTCATAcacttgaagaaacagaGTTCTGGCTTTAAATATCCAATTACAACAGCAATCAAAATTCTCAATTCAACCACCGACATGAACGATTTGCCCCATGACTTGATCTTTGCTCAGGCCGGGTTGGAAGGGAAAGTTTCAATTGTCACTACTACAATCGAATCTCAAACAGAACCAACAGTCACTCTAAATACAGCTGCACGATCTGCACCAATCTCATCGTCTGTTACTAATCCTTCAGGGATATACATCCCACATGACGAAAAGAAATTTATTTTCCGTGCACATAGATCGACTCTTTCCGATAACAACATCTTGGTTGGACCAATTTACTCACTGAGTATGGTCAACGGATACTTGGTTACATCTGGCTACGGCGGAGATAACAAACAAGGCGGGAAAGTTGAAGGAAGTGTATGTTTCTGGGATATTAACCACAAACGTCGGGTAAAACTGTGTCGAGGATTCCCCCATAGTGTTGTGCAAACCTGCTCCTGGAATACAGAGTCAGGTAAATCCATCCTAGTCTGTGGTTGCAGCGATGATTCCTTCAAAAATATGCCAGTTCCAGCAGAGTCTTCCAGCTTTGTTCATACTGTTCCTCCTAGCTCTATTGTTGTCATGGTGCTGGGCGAACGAAAATGGTAA
- a CDS encoding uncharacterized protein (PKUD0C04010; similar to Saccharomyces cerevisiae YNL118C (DCP2); ancestral locus Anc_2.155) yields MSIPLREGFVDETLERCLEDLLVRFVVNCPEEDLSSIERVLFQIEEAHWFYQDFLRTLNPLLPSMKMKQFTNTLIAQCPLIWKWGDPSEALAQFGKYKSTIPVRGCALLTPAMDKILLVKGIESSSWGFPRGKISKDESDVDCALRELEEETGFDATDLIDEDAFVERTIKGKNYKIYIVKNVPEDTVFSPKVRCEIVDIQWKEIKQLSKAVKTSGNYYLVGSMLKSIISYIKRIKNNDSEQELKRLATIQLKKILGINEFSTDKEEYETADPGRALLSALQSSAKGAQVPTELEKQIVTQNQTMLQQYPQQFQQPQQLQQQLPVHPNLQGLSSHPFMSPNLLSLQQNRMIPAHSHNPFALQMFNPYMAPFGVPPHMMFNNPPVPPIMGAGVSSQSMQLAPSASTFSKPQFSLANKRQSTENSKELLSILKSKPKQEQKKSNSIELLNILKKEPVNQQSSPSSAPSSAPVPIRILKREKPPTKEESKLDSFSATEEKERSNSRNVQEPLDITEPANKETSRDISKPLSSGKPIVLLRKNSNISAFSTTGTSKPETKIEPLREAPSSIGAGGVAQKTKQKPQKSLDNLSLLNMPNPDNIKDPSAELLNILKNSPATGNATPANSTPGSRSASVNASSDPSRNLLDLLKSKPTTPLPLRTSRSPELGSSKDLLDVLKGKPNNSNDQVSSQNLSNMSHAQSGTPVAASPDSDPSKNLLDKLRSTPRTPVVTDTDPSKDLLNMLKSKPTTHNSPVPSQSADLLSTKAAKTAAPNTPFVDPSKDLLSLLKDEKVPPVSSVMDTSDKLLSMLKSKNDTDETPANKEADSTAAILEAHNQARTTPIAVSQDELVDLLKNAKKSTEYNTTPNHTTTSATTPSSKQSACLLSVLKGPSSQNVSDVTFNDDSDSDDEEDEFQDFEDFDDVDDIEGEYILNGGLYADD; encoded by the coding sequence ATGTCGATCCCACTCAGAGAAGGGTTTGTTGACGAAACATTAGAGAGATGCCTTGAAGATTTATTAGTTAGGTTTGTTGTGAATTGTCCAGAAGAAGAcctttcatcaattgaacgtgttttgtttcaaattgaagaagcacACTGGTTTTACCAGGACTTTTTAAGGACATTAAATCCACTTTTACCttcaatgaagatgaagcaATTTACAAATACATTGATTGCACAGTGCCCGCTAATATGGAAATGGGGTGATCCATCAGAAGCGCTTGCTCAGTTTGGAAAATACAAGTCGACTATTCCTGTAAGAGGATGTGCACTTTTAACTCCAGCAATGGATAAAATTCTACTAGTCAAGGGTATTGAAAGTTCTTCGTGGGGATTCCCGAGAGGTAAAATATCCAAAGACGAGTCTGACGTAGATTGTGCTCTCAGAgaattagaagaagaaacaggaTTCGATGCAACCGATTTGATCGATGAGGATGCTTTTGTTGAGAGAACgatcaaaggaaaaaattacaagatTTATATTGTTAAGAATGTCCCCGAAGATACCGTCTTTTCACCGAAAGTTAGATGTGAAATCGTTGACATTCAATGGAAAGAGATCAAACAGTTAAGTAAAGCAGTCAAAACTTCAGGGAACTACTACCTTGTAGGATCTATGCTAAAGTCCATTATCTCATATATCAAGAGGATCAAGAATAACGATAGTGAACAGGAATTGAAGAGGCTAGCAACgattcaattgaagaagatcttAGGCATAAATGAGTTTTCGACAGACAAGGAGGAATATGAGACTGCCGATCCGGGTAGAGCTTTGCTTTCTGCTCTTCAATCTTCAGCCAAGGGTGCTCAGGTTCCTACCGAGTTAGAAAAGCAAATAGTTAcacaaaaccaaacaatGTTACAGCAGTACCCACAGCAATTCcaacaaccacaacaactgcaacaacaattgcCAGTTCACCCAAATCTGCAAGGTCTTTCCAGTCATCCATTCATGTCACCCAATTTGTTATCACTACAACAGAATAGGATGATACCTGCACATTCGCATAATCCATTTGCATTGCAGATGTTTAATCCATATATGGCTCCATTTGGAGTCCCTCCACATATGATGTTTAATAATCCACCAGTTCCCCCAATTATGGGCGCCGGTGTTAGCTCCCAAAGTATGCAACTTGCACCATCTGCTTCAACATTTTCCAAACctcaattttctttagCAAACAAGAGGCAATCGACGGAGAACAGCAAAGAACTTTTAAGCATTTTGAAATCGAAACCCAAGCAAGAGCAAAAGAAATCGAATAGTATTGAATTGCtgaatatattgaaaaaagagCCAGTTAATCAGCAGTCCTCTCCATCTTCAGCGCCATCCTCAGCACCTGTACCAATACGAATTTTAAAGCGTGAAAAACCTccaaccaaagaagaatcCAAGCTAGACTCGTTTTCTGCAACTGAAGAGAAGGAACGCAGTAATTCAAGAAATGTCCAGGAACCACTTGATATCACGGAGCCTGCAAATAAAGAAACTTCACGTGATATCAGTAAACCACTTTCTAGTGGAAAACCCATTGTATTATTAAGGAAAAATAGTAATATTTCTGCCTTTTCAACAACTGGTACATCCAAACCAGAAACTAAGATAGAACCACTTAGGGAGGCACCATCATCCATAGGAGCTGGTGGGGTCGCtcagaaaacaaaacaaaagcCACAAAAATCTTTAGATAATCTGAGTTTGCTCAACATGCCAAATCCGGACAATATTAAGGATCCATCAGCTGAATTGTTAAATATACTAAAGAATAGTCCAGCTACAGGGAACGCAACCCCCGCCAATTCTACACCAGGATCAAGATCTGCATCCGTAAATGCGTCCAGTGATCCTTCTAGAAATTTATTGGATTTGCTAAAAAGTAAACCAACCACCCCTTTGCCATTACGTACCTCACGATCACCCGAATTGGGCAGTTCTAAAGATTTACTGGATGTTCTTAAGGGAAAACCAAATAACTCGAATGATCAAGTTTCGTCTCAAAATCTATCAAACATGTCACATGCCCAATCAGGAACACCAGTAGCGGCAAGTCCAGATAGTGACCCATCAAAGAATTTACTGGATAAGCTAAGGAGCACTCCTAGAACCCCGGTAGTAACAGATACCGATCCTTCAAAAGATTTATTGAACATGTTAAAGAGTAAGCCTACAACACACAATTCCCCTGTTCCTAGTCAGTCTGCAGATTTATTAAGCACAAAAGCGGCTAAAACCGCAGCACCAAATACGCCATTTGTTGATCCTTCGAAAGATTTGCTTAGCCTACTAAAGGATGAAAAAGTACCTCCAGTATCATCTGTCATGGATACATCTGACAAGCTATTAAGCATGTtaaaaagcaaaaatgATACTGATGAAACTCCAGCTAATAAAGAGGCAGATTCGACTGCTGCTATTTTGGAAGCACATAATCAAGCAAGGACTACTCCGATTGCGGTTTCACAGGACGAATTGGTCGACTTACTGAAGAATGCCAAGAAATCTACTGAATATAACACTACTCCAAACCATACGACAACATCAGCAACAACACCATCGTCTAAACAATCTGCATGTCTGTTATCTGTTCTCAAAGGACCATCTTCACAGAATGTGTCAGATGTCACTTTCAACGACGATAGTGACAGTGATGACGAAGAGGATGAATTTCAGGATTTTGAggattttgatgatgttgacGATATTGAAGGTGAATATATACTAAATGGAGGATTGTATGCTGATGATTAG
- a CDS encoding uncharacterized protein (PKUD0C03990; similar to Saccharomyces cerevisiae YMR223W (UBP8); ancestral locus Anc_8.742) — MTAIAKKSVATKSVPSKSVPKKSTPFDNSHYNNPTQKETCDIITKPQTNYLENKGLESFVSFPPCIHLQKVMESSSRDAILKTYSASIKIVALGLQSLDEERNNNSNNNPNAYSRLAYVDKEGKTLSLKALQRARSKIIKCNDCVNSNSACHTKLLMCLQCTNIGCWSGKHALMHAKSTGHVFGINANNGELICLKCTDLVSHPLLERIRCKTLKSIGVLKNSLNTPYFKVEHELNKRQIIHDLSHLPSLKETMGLRGFINLGSTCFMSSVLQTVIHNPYLKRYYLSGGHLNCPKDRNECLSCCLNDIFQDFFTNPAIVGYGLTSFIEAAWRVKRSLAGYSEQDAHEFWQFLIHQIHKNDTTSARYLKNKESTPAVENDNTRQPEPKSCDCIIHKTFSGTLESTLTCTVCGSSRKIEDPMLDVSLEIQDKRDGEKASLADLHSCFMKYTKVEDLDVLYECQSCKTRTKVTKRLALKKLPPVLSIQLKRFEHLGVSSKIDYHIDIPHILDVQEYVSKSGYNNQVTTYELFGIVCHLGSVNTGHYLAYVKATNGMWFKFDDAKITRMNEADVRKVNAYMVFYCISEYSK, encoded by the exons atgaCAGCAATTGCCAAGAAATCTGTGGCCACGAAAAGTGTTCCTAGTAAATCTGTGCCAAAGAAATCCACCCCTTTTGATAATTCCCATTACAACAATCCTACGCAAAAGGAAACTTGCGACATAATAACAAAACCACAAACCAACtacttggaaaataaaggaTTGGAATCGTTTGTTTCATTCCCTCCTTGTATTCATTTGCAAAAAGTTATGGAGTCGAGTTCAAGAGATGCCATCTTGAAAACCTATTCGGCAAGTATAAAGATTGTTGCATTAGGACTGCAGTCATTAgatgaagagagaaataataatagtaacAACAACCCAAACGCATATAGTCGATTAGCATACGTTGACAAGGAGGGCAAAACCCTTAGTCTCAAAGCATTACAAAGAGCAAGATCTAAGATTATAAAATGTAATGATTGTGTCAACTCGAATTCTGCTTGTCACACGAAATTGCTGATGTGTTTACAATGTACAAATATTGGATGTTGGTCTGGAAAACATGCTTTGATGCATGCTAAAAGTACAGGACATGTTTTCG GTATTAATGCCAATAATGGCGAACTAATATGTCTAAAGTGCACCGATCTAGTGTCACATCCCTTGCTAGAACGTATAAGGTgcaaaactttgaaatctATTGgtgttttgaagaattcttTAAATACGCCATATTTTAAAGTTGAACATGAATTAAACAAACGGCAAATTATCCATGACCTATCGCATCTTCCATCTCTCAAAGAAACGATGGGTCTAAGGGGGTTTATCAATTTGGGATCAACATGTTTTATGTCTTCAGTTTTGCAAACAGTTATCCACAATCCATATCTGAAAAGGTACTATTTAAGTGGTGGTCACTTGAATTGTCCAAAGGATCGTAATGAATGTCTCTCTTGTTGCTTGAATGATATATTTCAAGACTTTTTCACCAATCCTGCGATTGTGGGCTATGGACTAACATCCTTTATCGAGGCGGCATGGAGAGTGAAAAGATCATTAGCTGGTTATAGTGAACAAGATGCGCATGAATTCTGGCAGTTTCTGATTCACCAGATACACAAAAACGATACAACGAGTGCCAGATACTTAAAAAACAAGGAAAGCACACCAGCTGTTGAGAACGATAATACCAGGCAACCAGAGCCAAAAAGTTGTGATTGTATTATTCACAAGACATTTTCGGGCACTTTAGAAAGTACCTTAACTTGTACTGTCTGCGGGTCATCAAGGAAGATAGAAGATCCCATGCTAGATGTGTCATTGGAAATACAAGATAAAAGGGATGGTGAAAAAGCCTCTTTAGCAGATCTGCACTCCTGTTTTATGAAATACACAAAGGTAGAGGATCTAGATGTTCTATATGAATGCCAAAGTTGCAAAACCAGAACTAAAGTAACGAAAAGGTTGGCCCTCAAGAAATTGCCACCGGTCTTGAGTATACAGCTAAAAAGATTTGAGCATTTAGGGGTGAGTTCTAAAATAGATTATCATATCGATATTCCTCATATTCTGGACGTTCAAGAGTACGTTTCCAAATCCGGTTATAATAACCAGGTTACTACCTATGAGCTGTTTGGTATAGTTTGTCATTTAGGAAGTGTCAACACAGGCCATTATCTAGCATATGTTAAAGCAACAAATGGCATGTGGTTTAAATTTGATGACGCAAAGATTACTAGAATGAATGAAGCTGATGTCAGAAAAGTCAATGCTTATATGGTCTTCTATTGTATAAGTGAATACagtaaataa